The Quadrisphaera sp. RL12-1S sequence CCAGGCCATGGAGTTCCTGCCGCAGGGCAACAAGCTGGCCCTGGGTCAGCCCGTGCCCGACTCGGTGCCCGCGGAGAAGCGCCTGACGGCCGAGGGCAAGGACGTCATCATCATCGGCGCCGGTGACACCGGTGCGGACTGCCTGGGCACCGTGCTGCGGCAGAACCCGAGGTCGGTGACGCAGCTCGCGATCGGCCCGACCCCGCCGCCGGACCGCACGGGCAACCAGCCGTGGCCGACCTACCCGCTGGTGTTCCGCACCTCCTCGGCCCACGAGGAGGGCGGCGAGCGCGTCTACACCGCGTCCACCACCGAGCTGGTCGACGACGGCGAGGGCGGCGTGAAGGCCCTGCGCATGGTCGAGGTCGTGCGCCACCCGGACAGGTCGTACACGGTGGTCGAGGGGTCCGAGCGCGAGCTGCCCGCGCAGCTGGTGCTCCTGGCGCTGGGCTTCTCCGGCGTCGAGAAGATGCCCATGGTCGAGCAGCTGGGCCTCGAGGTCGGCCGTGACGGTGCCCTCGTGCGCGATGCGGGCTGGCAGTCCTCGCGGCCCGGCACGTTCGTGGTGGGCGACGCCGGCCGCGGCGCCAGCCTCATCGTGTGGGCCATCGCGGAGGGCCGCGCCTGCGCGGCGGCGGTCGACGAGTTCCTCACGGGGCGCCCGAGCACCCTGCCGGCGCCCGTGACCCCGTCCGCCCGTCCGCTCGTCGTCTGACGGGTCGTCCGGCGGTGGGACCGACGGTCCCACCGCCGGGCGCCAGTCGCCCGGCGCCCGGCCCAGGTGAACGGGATGTGAACGTTCACACCCGGACCCGTGGTGGGTGCCCCCGAGGTCAGCGCCGCTCGGCGCGGGCCTAGGGTTGGGTCCATGCGCCGCGCGAAGATCGTCTGCACGCTGGGGCCTGCACTGGACACCCCGGAACGGATGGCAGCCGTCATCGAGGCCGGGATGGACGTCGCCCGCCTCAACATGTCCCACGGTGACCAGGCCGACCACCTGCGTCGCTACAACCTCGTCCGCAAGGCCAGCGACGCCGCCGGCCACGCGGTCGCGATCCTGGCCGACCTCCAGGGCCCCAAGATCCGCCTCGGTCGCTTCACGGACGGCCCGCACCTGCTGGCCGTCGGTGACAGCTTCACCATCACCACCGAGGACGTCCCGGGCACCAAGGAGATCTGCTCCACCACCTACAAGGGCCTCGCCGGTGACGTGGCCCCCGGTGACCCGCTGCTCATCGACGACGGCCGCGTGGGTCTGGAGGTCGTCGCCGTCGACGGGCCCCGCGTGCACACGAAGGTCGTCGTGCCGGGCCCGGTCTCGAACAACAAGGGCATCAACCTGCCCGGCGTGGCCGTCAGCGTGCCCGCCCTGTCCGACAAGGACGCGGACGACCTGCGCTGGGCGCTGAAGACCGGGGTGGACTTCATCGCGCTGTCGTTCGTGCGCTCCGGTGCCGACATCGTCGACGTGCACGCGATCATGGACGAGGTGGGCGTCCGCCGCCCCGTCATCGCCAAGGTCGAGAAGCCGCAGGCCGTGGACGACCTCGAGGGCATCGTCGCCGCCTTCGACGGCGTCATGGTCGCCCGCGGCGACCTGGGCGTGGAGCTCCCGCTGGAGCAGGTCCCGATCGTGCAGAAGCGCGCCGTGGAGCTGTGCCGCCGCAACGCCAAGCCGGTCATCGTGGCCACGCAGATGCTCGAGTCGATGATCAGCGCTCCGCGCCCGACCCGCGCCGAGGCCAGCGACGTCGCCAACGCCGTCCTCGACGGCGCCGACGCGCTGATGCTCTCCGGGGAGACCAGCGTCGGCGAGTTCGCCATCGAGACGGTCCAGACGATGGCCCGGATCATCGCGAACACCGAGAAGGAGGCGCTGGACCGGATCCGCCCCCTCGGCACCACGCCCCACACCCAGGGCGGCGCCGTCACCTGGGCGGCCCGGGCCATCGCCGAGAACATCGGCGCCAGCCAGCTGGTGACGTTCACGGTCTCGGGCGACTCCGCGCGCCGCATGGCCCGCCTGCGCTCCCCGATCCCCGCGCTGGCGTTCACGCCCGACGCCGCCACGCGCAACCAGCTCGCCCTGACGTGGGGCACGGAGCCGTTCCTGGTGCCCTTCGTCGACACCACCGACGACATGGTCGCCCAGGTGGACAAGGCCCTCCTCGACATCCACCGCGTCGAGAACGGCTCCACCGTGGTCAT is a genomic window containing:
- the pyk gene encoding pyruvate kinase; protein product: MRRAKIVCTLGPALDTPERMAAVIEAGMDVARLNMSHGDQADHLRRYNLVRKASDAAGHAVAILADLQGPKIRLGRFTDGPHLLAVGDSFTITTEDVPGTKEICSTTYKGLAGDVAPGDPLLIDDGRVGLEVVAVDGPRVHTKVVVPGPVSNNKGINLPGVAVSVPALSDKDADDLRWALKTGVDFIALSFVRSGADIVDVHAIMDEVGVRRPVIAKVEKPQAVDDLEGIVAAFDGVMVARGDLGVELPLEQVPIVQKRAVELCRRNAKPVIVATQMLESMISAPRPTRAEASDVANAVLDGADALMLSGETSVGEFAIETVQTMARIIANTEKEALDRIRPLGTTPHTQGGAVTWAARAIAENIGASQLVTFTVSGDSARRMARLRSPIPALAFTPDAATRNQLALTWGTEPFLVPFVDTTDDMVAQVDKALLDIHRVENGSTVVIVAGSLPGKVGSTNAIRVHRVGDAKNQ